The following proteins are co-located in the Schistocerca nitens isolate TAMUIC-IGC-003100 chromosome 2, iqSchNite1.1, whole genome shotgun sequence genome:
- the LOC126237510 gene encoding uncharacterized protein LOC126237510, with translation MPRSSKVFKKVRKCQASRCSKDNLKTSPIITNGNDTSTKKASASRRKIDSCQSLDDCGSDTQATSGFRLIDLKILSDIISSACVCADCGAKSLRLYDEENRIGIVCMLHLTCESCHSDTAFRTSASSNRIYEANMRLIYGMRCLGIGREGTRLFCGIMNMPQPSARYTTGNKTLLSALQEEVEENLKSSAKEAVKMNSELKTEADNTPDTDLCVSCDGTWMKRGHTSLYGVSSVISVDTGKILDVQVMSKYCYSCVLGKRAGEVEENKWQVEHKKVCCRNYSGSSGGMEPAAMKLMFHRSVEKYGVRYTKYLGDGDSSSFKTVLESEPYGPHCAIEKLECVGHVQKRMGGRLLKLKRELKGRKLEDGKLLGGPNRLTDKEIHSLQVYYGKAIRDNSGNLNNMQKAVWSIYFHKLSTDDKPVHNLCDISWCKFKQAERDGMNYSHKHSLPVAVLSAIKPTFRCLAEPDLLRKCVHGKTQNPNESYNSLIWKRCPKTTFVSTIIVEIAAYDACLVFNNGNLGRIKTLQRLGFHPGAFTYSILKDIDDKRVAAADITANKIEQQVNQRRQAKKRLLADEEEYAYGLH, from the coding sequence ATGCCGCGTTCTAGTAAGGTGTTTAAAAAGGTTAGAAAGTGTCAAGCTTCTCGATGTAGTAAAGACAACTTGAAAACCAGCCCCATAATAACAAATGGAAACGATACTTCAACCAAGAAAGCGAGTGCTTCGAGAAGGAAAATTGACAGCTGTCAATCACTTGATGATTGTGGCTCAGACACTCAAGCTACTAGTGGTTTTAggcttattgatttgaaaatactaTCTGATATTATATCATCTGCTTGTGTATGTGCTGACTGTGGTGCAAAAAGTTTGAGATTATATGACGAAGAAAACAGAATTGGAATAGTGTGTATGTTGCATCTTACTTGTGAAAGCTGTCATTCAGACACTGCTTTTAGAACTTCGGCATCAAGTAACCGGATATATGAAGCAAATATGCGTTTAATATATGGCATGAGATGTTTGGGCATAGGCAGGGAAGGTACCAGACTGTTTTGTGGGATCATGAACATGCCACAACCAAGTGCTAGGTACACCACTGGAAATAAAACACTGCTAAGTGCTCTTCAAGAGGAAGTGGAAGAAAACTTGAAGTCCTCTGCAAAGGAAGCTGTGAAGATGAATAGTGAACTAAAGACAGAAGCAGATAACACGCCAGACACCGATTTGTGTGTGTCATGTGATGGAACGTGGATGAAGCGTGGACATACATCACTGTATGGAGTATCATCTGTCATTAGTGTTGATACTGGAAAAATTCTTGACGTTCAGGTAATGAGCAAATATTGCTATAGCTGTGTACTCGGAAAGAGAGCTggtgaagtggaagaaaataagtggCAGGTTGAACACAAGAAAGTGTGCTGTAGAAATTATTCTGGTTCTAGTGGTGGAATGGAACCTGCAGCTATGAAACTTATGTTCCATCGAAGTGTGGAAAAGTACGGTGTTAGATACacaaaataccttggtgatggtgactcCAGCTCCTTCAAAACTGTTTTGGAAAGTGAACCTTATGGTCCCCATTGTgctatagaaaagttggaatgtgttggacaTGTGCAAAAACGAATGGGaggcagacttttaaaattgaaacGTGAATTGAAGGGCAGgaaacttgaggatggaaaactttTAGGTGGTCCCAACAGACTCACAGACAAAGAAATTCATTCTTTACAAGTGTACTATGGCAAGGCAATAAGGGACAACAGTGGAAATTTGAATAACATGCAGAAGGCTGTGTGGTCTATTTATTTTCATAAACTATCCACAGATGACAAACCTGTACataatttgtgtgacatatcgtgGTGCAAATTCAAGCAGGCTGAGCGTGATGGCATGAACTATTCACACAAGCACAGTTTACCTGTGGCTGTTTTAAGTGCTATAAAACCAACATTTAGGTGTTTAGCAGAGCCAGACCTCCTACGAAAGTGTgtgcatggaaagacacaaaacccTAATGAAAGTTACAACTCACTGATTTGGAAACGTTGCCCAAAAACAACATTTGTTTCAACAATTATTGTTGAAATTGCTGCATatgatgcttgtttagtttttaacaaTGGTAATCTTGGAAGAATAAAAACTCTACAGAGGCTAGGATTTCATCCAGGAGCTTTCACCTATTCAATATTGAAGGACATCGATGACAAAAGAGTTGCTGCGGCTGATATTACAGCCAATAAAATTGAACAGCAGGTTAACCAAAGAAGACAAGCAAAGAAGAGACTGCTTGCAGATGAAGAGGAGTATGCATATGGCTTGCACTAG